The genomic region AGAGTTTCGTGCGTCCGTCGTCGCGTGTCGTCAGAAATCCTGCTTCAGTTAGTCGATTGAGCTCAACGCGCACGGCGTTGGTGGATTCACCAAACTCTTCGGCAAGT from [Chlorobium] sp. 445 harbors:
- a CDS encoding transcriptional regulator; this translates as MLDSLVTSKTRIKLLLKFFLNQETRAYLRGLAEEFGESTNAVRVELNRLTEAGFLTTRDDGRTKL